One region of Vigna angularis cultivar LongXiaoDou No.4 chromosome 10, ASM1680809v1, whole genome shotgun sequence genomic DNA includes:
- the LOC128194419 gene encoding uncharacterized protein LOC128194419, producing MEGAGKERKLQLQELEEIRLTAYENSKFYKEKTKKFHDQKLVTKKDFNISQKVLLYKSRVGPMSVEIKEESSDRIFKVNGHRLRIFNENQDMLNKTMDGVNLTTPTLRTYLH from the exons ATGGAAGGAGCAGGGAAAGAGAGAAAGCTCCAACTGCAAGAACTAGAGGAGATTAGGCTCACAGCCTATGAAAACTCCAAGTTTTACAAAGAGAAAACCAAGAAATTCCATGATCAAAAGCttgtgaccaaaaaggatttcaaCATAAGTCAAAAGGTGTTATTGTACAAGTCCAGGGTAGGGCCTATGAGTG TGGAAATCAAGGAAGAATCTTCTGATAGAATCTTCAAGGTTAATGGCCATCGTCTGcggatatttaatgaaaatcaagACATGCTGAACAAGACGATGGATGGAGTGAATTTGACCACTCCAACATTGAGGACATACttacattga